Proteins from one Plodia interpunctella isolate USDA-ARS_2022_Savannah chromosome 3, ilPloInte3.2, whole genome shotgun sequence genomic window:
- the LOC128683806 gene encoding integrin alpha-9-like produces MKDARKTAYQNMLRNSRNLGSGLTSGQFWHMDDIVYAVSFTDSNLDGGVIFLRYKKGKLSIIMKNRKPFQLNYDDMGVSPKNIMFGAALCAATLYGNSYTDLVVGAPAQHGTSASDPEFGAIHIYKGSFKMAHFIIRKLTLISVNEESRFGSSVVANDLDGDGLQELFVSAPYQNEGVVYVLSGYEIREISKQIDENGSTDTVDVSDLKYTQIIKREGYKRLGFSIGVMSDMDSNGCDEIAIGAPASNKIMILRCIPAVTINVTTELDGPKIVPESENEFKIKTCINLEYKSNMDNIAAHVSLKNTISGTRVNITCRPKLIDIDISSKENTYCHIVNVYIVGFEPGLYTFTSEAKLITAGLENTDFNPSWVNVTPYSIMKKTQLIERGCSGEECIYHFKMNFLWSGGEIKKGYKYDVNSMKYETLTLHITNEGRIAFTACALVNVVGAPVDQLYCSHGSDGYLCRLPEGFRKNTSYDILIKLETSRLTNEFTGLNVTVNLYEECDEKNSPIKEQFYVEYDFTMDRIEVQGVSETRSITEKAIKTSSGTIDVTHTYRISNKGTVSWKDVVMDISVQESNFIKELLVTSENQCKIINQTTSCSLDLIPSSTLKIVVTIVVWKNQIEKLLLVKKLAITSNISLKLLPTTVIKTTSVTSVPVYEKDTTIGQNKSVIIIIAILVAAILFAIVIYILYRVGFFRRKQKEELQAEIKRRSVKRPNTTSQVEDSLLEINDDEIYDDQDTLLRDKGQPSSSKQPSRISTSKNVVETENAVTAEEKTKSIVSEENKS; encoded by the exons ATGAAGGATGCGAGAAAAACCGCATACCAGAATATGTTAAGGAATAGTCGAAATTTAG gTAGTGGATTGACATCCGGTCAATTTTGGCACATGGATGACATAGTTTATGCCGTTAGTTTCACGGACAGCAATCTAGATGGGGGA GTGATATTTCTAAGATACAAAAAAGGGAAATTGTCAATTATCATGAAAAATCGTAAACCATTCCAACTGAATTATGACGACATGGGTGTTAGTCCCAAGAATATCATGTTCGGTGCAGCGCTGTGCGCTGCTACACTGTATGGTAACAG TTACACAGACCTGGTGGTAGGTGCGCCGGCGCAGCACGGCACTTCCGCCTCGGACCCGGAGTTCGGCGCTATCCATATTTATAAGGGCTCATTCAAAATGGcac ACTTTATAATACgaaaattgacattaataaGTGTTAACGAAGAATCAAGATTCGGGAGTAGCGTTGTCGCGAACGACTTGGATGGCGATGGATTGCAAG aaTTATTTGTCAGTGCGCCATACCAGAACGAAGGTGTTGTGTATGTACTATCCGGATACGAAATAAGAGAAATAAGCAAACAGATCGACGAAAATGGTAGCACAGATACAGTTGACGTTTCTGATCTCAAATACACACAGATTATAAAGAGAGAGGGATACAAGCGATTGGGTTTTAGTATTGGAGTCATGTCTGACATGGACAGCAACGGATGCGATG aaatagCGATTGGCGCTCCtgcaagtaataaaattatgattctCCGCTGTATTCCTGCCGTCACCATCAATGTTACTACTGAGCTTGATGGACCTAAG ATAGTTCCAGAATCAGAAAatgaattcaaaataaaaacttgtataaaCCTGGAATACAAATCTAATATGGACAACATTGCAGCAC ATGTGTCGCTAAAGAATACGATAAGCGGAACTCGAGTTAACATCACTTGCCGTCCAAAACTTATAGACATTGATATAAGCAGCAAGGAAAATACTTATTGTCACATTGTAAACGTTTATATA GTTGGTTTTGAACCTGGTCTTTACACATTTACATCGGAAGCTAAGTTGATCACTGCGGGATTAGAAAACACGG atttcaaCCCGTCTTGGGTGAACGTAACTCCGTACAGCATCATGAAGAAAACTCAGCTCATAGAACGAGGCTGTTCTGGTGAAGAATGCATTtaccattttaaaatgaatttcttATGGTCTGGAGG TGAAATCAAAAAAGGTTACAAATATGACGTGAATTCTATGAAATACGAGACACTAACGCTTCACATCACCAATGAGGGTAGGATCGCGTTCACCGCGTGCGCACTAGTGAACGTTGTGGGCGCGCCCGTCGACCAATTATATTGCTCCCACGGTTCTGATGGATACCTCTGTCGGCTGCCAGAGGGCTTCAGGAAAAATACATCG TATGATATCCTAATCAAATTGGAAACGAGTCGACTGACGAACGAATTTACTGGTTTGAACGTGACAGTAAATTTGTATGAAGAATGCGATGAGAAGAATTCTCCAATCAAGGAGCAATTTTATGTGGAATACGACTTTACCATGGATAGAATTGAGGTTCAAGG AGTTTCAGAAACACGTAGTATTACAGAGAAGGCGATCAAAACCAGCTCGGGAACCATTGATGTTACACATACATATCGG ATTTCCAATAAAGGAACAGTTTCGTGGAAAGACGTCGTAATGGACATTTCCGTCCAAGAATCTAACTTTATAAAAGAATTGCTT gTAACATCAGAAAATCAGTGCAAGATAATTAATCAGACAACCAGTTGTAGTTTAGATTTGATTCCGTCGTCGACACTCAAAATAGTGGTCACGATTGTAGTCTGGAAAAATCAAATAG AGAAACTTCTTCTGGTTAAAAAGTTGGCGATTACAAGTAACATATCCTTGAAGCTACTCCCTACAACAGTTATAAAAACGACGAG CGTGACGTCAGTGCCTGTCTACGAAAAAGATACAACGATTGGCCAGAACAAGTctgtcattataataatagctaTATTAGTGGCTGCCATATTATTTGCTATAGTCATTTACATACTGTACAGA GTTGGATTTTTCAGAAGAAAGCAGAAAGAAGAACTACAAGCCGAAATAAAACGAAGAAGTgtt aagcGGCCCAACACTACATCTCAAGTAGAGGATTctcttttagaaataaatgac GATGAGATTTATGATGATCAAGATACTCTTCTTCGTGATAAAGGTCAACCCAGTTCAAGTAAACAGCCCTCGAGGATATCGACATCCAAA aacGTCGTCGAAACTGAAAACGCCGTAACCGCGGAAGAAAAAACCAAATCCATTGTTTCTGAAGAAAATAAGTCATAG
- the LOC135310073 gene encoding uncharacterized protein LOC135310073: MKGFTLWLVMITCTIKSLNCLFFHEPSASVIEGKNKLIGYSFGYQKQQKKLVSGDPSGVIGNVEYCPVSTSLDEKRNLKFEKCESINEINSTFSKHLSNGRRASDDYKYMFGATIAILNDSFVTCAPMWSGEYDFYGTRKFFVWGACFDVRRQTVTPLTGLYGHPRKSFNTEGSFGWRTLVDEINNILLISKPASPSLHGDIAYVNKIFFQKII, translated from the exons atgaAAG GGTTCACACTGTGGTTGGTGATGATAACATGCACGATAAAGAGTTTAAactgtttgttttttcatGAACCATCCGCTAGTGTGATAGAGGggaaaaataaactcattgGTTATTCATTTGGCTATCAGAAGCAACAGAAAAAATTAG tTTCAGGCGACCCAAGCGGTGTAATTGGAAATGTGGAATATTGTCCAGTTTCCACTTCACTGGACGAAaagagaaatttaaaattcgagAAATGTGAATCAATTAATGAGATCAATTCCACTTTTTCCAAACATTTAAGCAATGGTCGTAGAG cATCCGATGACTACAAGTATATGTTCGGAGCGACTATAGCCATTTTAAACGATTCTTTTGTG ACTTGCGCACCGATGTGGTCAGgtgaatatgatttttatggAACGAGGAAATTCTTTGTTTGGGGCGCCTGTTTTGATGTGAGACGCCAAACAGTCACGCCACTCACTGGTTTATATGGACACCCACGCAAAT cttTCAACACTGAAGGCAGTTTTGGTTGGAGAACGTTAGTCGATgagataaataacatattactTATATCAAAACCAGCGTCGCCATCTCTACACGGAGATATAGCATATGTcaacaagatattttttcaaaaaatcatttaa